Proteins encoded within one genomic window of Penaeus monodon isolate SGIC_2016 unplaced genomic scaffold, NSTDA_Pmon_1 PmonScaffold_415, whole genome shotgun sequence:
- the LOC119570845 gene encoding uncharacterized protein LOC119570845, with protein sequence MGIWRSSMVKGGNVGIGGTGEAVGLGGSPMDKWKQQGGLGEQVEQWWIWGVFPTDKREAAGVVFGGTVERGGWRFFPLVKGKRRWIRGKKGKAGGMAVFPGIKWRQHGDSVEQGEAGCWRFPRIKWKQQWGSGETGGKQWGYGGPPGSSGSAVGIRWKGGKAGVAMAVFHGSSGSAVGFGWKGGSSGDMAFPPR encoded by the coding sequence ATGGGGATATGGCGGTCCTCCATGGTAAAGGGAGGCAACGTGGGGATCGGGGGAACAGGGGAAGCAGTGGGGCTAGGCGGTTCCCCCATGGATAAGTGGAAGCAGCAGGGTGGATTGGGGGAGCAGGTGGAACAGTGGTGGatatggggggttttccccacggATAAAAGGGAAGCAGCAGGGGTGGTTTTCGGTGGAACGGTGGAACGTGGGGGTTGGCGGTTTTTCCCACTGGTAAAGGGGAAGCGCAGGTGGattcggggaaaaaaggggaaagcgggTGGTATGGCGGTTTTCCCAGGGATAAAGTGGAGGCAGCATGGGGATTCGGTGGAACAGGGGGAAGCAGGGTGTTGGCGGTTCCCCAGGATCAAGTGGAAGCAGCAGTGGGGATCGGGGGAAACAGGGGGAAAGCAGTGGGGATATGGCGGTCCTCCAGGCTCAAGTGGAAGCGCAGTGGGGATTCGGTGGAAAGGTGGAAAAGCAGGGGTGGCTATGGCGGTTTTTCACGGATCAAGTGGAAGCGCAGTGGGGTTTGGGTGGAAAGGTGGAAGCAGTGGGGATATGGCGTTCCCTCCACGGTAA